One region of Haloprofundus salilacus genomic DNA includes:
- a CDS encoding FxLYD domain-containing protein — protein sequence MRRRALLSIAGTTVLTATAGCTETFLGGSNPADVGSSTTSNDTATPTSTPAPTFDAGDVSVELTEHDLVRTNEGESDELAAVTGTVTNTGDATLSGLSLRVFFLDDSGETLETATVDVRELAAGRSWTFESTYPETGQSAEAVADYRLVASVDG from the coding sequence ATGCGCCGCCGCGCCCTCCTCTCGATAGCCGGTACCACTGTACTGACCGCCACCGCTGGCTGTACCGAAACGTTCCTGGGCGGTTCGAATCCCGCCGACGTCGGTTCGTCAACGACGTCGAACGACACCGCGACGCCGACATCGACGCCCGCACCGACGTTCGACGCCGGAGACGTGAGTGTCGAACTCACCGAGCACGACCTCGTCCGGACGAACGAAGGAGAATCGGACGAACTCGCCGCAGTCACCGGGACGGTGACGAACACCGGCGACGCGACGCTCTCGGGGCTCTCGCTTCGAGTGTTCTTTCTCGACGACTCCGGCGAGACGCTGGAGACGGCGACGGTAGACGTTCGCGAACTCGCCGCCGGACGGTCGTGGACGTTCGAGTCGACGTACCCCGAAACCGGTCAGTCGGCCGAAGCCGTCGCGGACTACCGCCTCGTCGCCTCGGTCGACGGATAA
- a CDS encoding excinuclease ABC subunit C, with translation MDASGVRERVADLPKEPGVYQFLADDVVLYVGKAVDLRSRVRSYADPRSDRIRRMVRRAEKIDFAVTDTETQALLLEANLIKRHQPKYNVRLKDDKSYPLVQLTDHPVPRIEVTRDPEEGATVFGPYTDKGRVDVVVKALRETYGVRGCSDHKYSGRDRPCLDYEMGLCTAPCTGEISEEAYRKDANSVVRFFEGETGVLADPLRQAMEEASQNREFERAANLRDKLDAVESFHGGGGEAVSGRSREREVDVLAATIEGDTATVARLHSERGQLVDRSRHRLQAPEGEDRVAEVLAAFIPQYYAERRLPDALLLSERPDDAELFAWLEAEGVDVRVPGAGREAKLVELALKNARRGPARGDELGALADALGIARPTRIEGFDVSHAQGKAVVGSNVCFVDGSAQKSDYRRKKLPDRNDDYGNMRELIRWRAERAVEGRDDRPNPDLLLIDGGDGQLGAAQDALREVGWDVSAIALAKDEELVITDSGVYNWPSDAPHLHVLQRVRDEAHRFAVSYHQTLRDEVKTVLDDVPGVGPATRRNLLRRFGSVDSIRTASADDLRDVPGVGEKTATALKRRLSGGQ, from the coding sequence ATGGACGCGAGCGGCGTTCGCGAACGTGTAGCCGACTTACCGAAAGAGCCCGGCGTCTACCAGTTTCTGGCCGACGACGTAGTTCTGTACGTGGGGAAAGCCGTCGACCTCAGGAGTCGAGTCCGGTCGTACGCCGACCCCCGCAGCGACCGCATCCGGCGGATGGTTCGGCGAGCCGAGAAAATTGATTTCGCTGTCACCGACACCGAGACGCAGGCGCTCCTCTTGGAAGCGAACCTCATCAAGCGCCACCAACCGAAGTACAACGTCCGCCTCAAGGACGACAAATCCTACCCGCTCGTCCAGTTGACCGACCACCCCGTCCCGCGAATCGAGGTGACGCGCGACCCCGAGGAGGGAGCCACGGTGTTCGGTCCATACACCGACAAAGGGAGAGTGGACGTCGTCGTGAAGGCGCTCCGAGAGACGTACGGCGTCCGCGGCTGTTCGGACCACAAGTACAGCGGGCGCGACCGACCGTGTCTCGACTACGAGATGGGTCTCTGCACGGCCCCCTGTACCGGCGAAATCTCCGAGGAAGCGTACCGAAAGGACGCGAACTCGGTCGTGCGATTCTTCGAGGGCGAGACGGGCGTGCTCGCCGACCCGCTCCGACAAGCGATGGAGGAGGCATCGCAGAACCGGGAGTTCGAGCGCGCGGCGAACCTCCGGGACAAACTCGACGCCGTCGAATCGTTCCACGGCGGCGGCGGCGAAGCTGTCTCCGGGCGGAGCCGCGAGCGCGAAGTCGACGTGCTGGCGGCGACTATCGAAGGCGACACCGCAACTGTCGCCCGCCTCCACAGCGAGCGGGGGCAGTTGGTCGACCGGTCGCGACACCGCCTGCAGGCGCCGGAGGGCGAGGACAGAGTCGCCGAGGTACTGGCGGCCTTTATCCCGCAGTACTACGCCGAGCGGCGACTCCCCGACGCCCTGCTGCTCTCGGAGCGACCCGACGACGCCGAACTGTTCGCGTGGCTCGAAGCCGAGGGCGTCGACGTCCGCGTCCCGGGCGCGGGTCGGGAAGCGAAGCTCGTCGAGTTGGCGCTGAAGAACGCCCGCCGCGGTCCCGCCCGCGGCGACGAGCTCGGAGCGCTGGCGGACGCGCTCGGCATCGCCCGACCGACGCGAATCGAGGGGTTCGACGTGAGTCACGCCCAAGGAAAGGCCGTCGTCGGCAGCAACGTGTGTTTCGTGGACGGGAGCGCGCAAAAATCCGACTACAGACGAAAGAAACTGCCCGACCGCAACGACGACTATGGAAACATGCGCGAGTTGATTCGCTGGCGGGCCGAGCGCGCCGTTGAGGGGCGCGACGACAGACCCAATCCCGACTTACTCCTCATCGACGGCGGCGACGGGCAGCTGGGCGCGGCCCAAGACGCACTCCGCGAAGTCGGGTGGGACGTTTCGGCGATTGCACTGGCCAAAGACGAGGAACTGGTCATTACCGATTCGGGTGTCTACAACTGGCCGAGCGACGCGCCGCACCTCCACGTGCTCCAGCGCGTCCGCGACGAGGCCCACCGGTTCGCCGTCTCTTACCACCAGACGCTGCGCGACGAGGTGAAGACAGTGTTGGACGACGTGCCGGGTGTCGGTCCCGCGACGCGACGGAATCTCCTCAGGCGATTTGGCAGCGTCGACAGCATCCGGACGGCGTCGGCCGACGACCTTCGCGACGTGCCTGGTGTCGGCGAGAAGACGGCGACGGCGCTCAAACGGCGACTGTCGGGCGGGCAGTGA
- a CDS encoding ABC transporter ATP-binding protein, whose translation MPAIELSDVTKRYGDVTAVRDLDLTVSEGEVFGFLGPNGAGKSTTINMLLDFVRPTSGTVRVLGHDAQRESVTVRQRTGVLPEGFDVYDRLTGRKHIEFALRSKDVDVSPDEMLARVGLSDAADRKAGGYSKGMRQRLALGMALVGDPDLLILDEPSSGLDPAGAKEMRDIVRGEAERGATVFFSSHVLGQVESVCDRVGIMREGELIAEDSIESLRDAAGGEETLVLTVDSASQDDLDAVRALEGVSDATTDGGTVTVSCDSGAKTKVIAALEEQGVTVNDFETQSVSLEDLFLSYTEDERKPEASA comes from the coding sequence ATGCCAGCGATTGAACTGTCGGACGTGACTAAGCGGTACGGCGACGTGACGGCCGTCCGCGACCTCGACCTCACAGTCTCGGAGGGCGAGGTGTTTGGCTTCCTCGGACCGAACGGTGCGGGGAAGTCGACGACGATAAACATGCTGTTGGACTTCGTTCGTCCCACCTCGGGGACCGTGCGCGTGTTGGGCCACGACGCCCAGCGCGAGAGCGTCACCGTCCGGCAGCGAACCGGCGTGCTCCCGGAGGGGTTCGACGTGTACGACCGCCTCACCGGGCGCAAACACATCGAGTTCGCGCTCCGCTCGAAGGACGTCGACGTCTCCCCCGACGAGATGCTCGCGCGCGTCGGTCTCTCGGACGCGGCCGATCGGAAGGCGGGCGGCTACTCGAAAGGGATGCGCCAGCGTCTCGCGCTCGGGATGGCGCTCGTCGGCGATCCGGACCTTCTCATCCTCGACGAACCCTCGTCGGGGTTGGACCCCGCCGGAGCGAAGGAGATGCGCGACATCGTGCGCGGCGAGGCCGAACGCGGCGCAACGGTGTTCTTCTCCAGTCACGTGCTCGGACAGGTCGAGTCGGTCTGCGACCGTGTCGGCATCATGCGCGAGGGCGAACTCATCGCCGAGGACAGCATCGAGAGCCTCCGCGACGCGGCGGGCGGCGAGGAGACGCTCGTGCTCACCGTCGACAGCGCCAGTCAGGACGACCTCGACGCCGTTCGCGCGCTCGAGGGCGTCTCCGATGCGACGACCGACGGCGGCACCGTCACCGTCTCCTGTGACAGCGGTGCGAAGACGAAAGTCATCGCCGCGCTCGAAGAACAGGGCGTTACCGTCAACGACTTCGAAACCCAGTCGGTGTCGCTGGAGGACCTCTTCCTCTCGTACACCGAAGATGAACGGAAACCGGAGGCGTCGGCATGA
- a CDS encoding ABC transporter permease subunit, translated as MSWQAVARKDFEDAVRSRWVLGLTAFFVLLIAAAAYFVRPGPGQTFSSNQLLGLVSGTLVTTLIPLIALVMAYSAVVGERDSGSLKLLLALPHSRADVVFGKVVGRSLALAVPIVVGFVVPALLLAVGPLQFDAGSYIGYTLLTVFLGVVFVAIAVGFSAAMSSQRLAVAGAIALYFLFVPLWGAVRFPLQLYLGMGGGPSWLPVSGQDLFTAFQLLNPNAAFKIVSNAFLGGELFSGQSAQLQLAAVGMLLVWLTVPPLLGYLRFESVDL; from the coding sequence ATGAGTTGGCAAGCCGTCGCGCGGAAGGATTTCGAGGACGCCGTCCGCTCGCGGTGGGTGCTCGGTCTCACCGCGTTCTTCGTGTTGCTCATTGCCGCCGCGGCGTACTTCGTCCGCCCCGGACCCGGCCAGACGTTCAGTTCGAACCAGCTACTCGGACTGGTCAGCGGGACGCTCGTGACGACGCTCATCCCGCTCATCGCGCTTGTGATGGCGTACAGCGCAGTCGTCGGTGAGCGCGACTCCGGATCACTGAAGCTCCTGCTAGCGCTGCCGCACTCGCGCGCCGACGTGGTGTTCGGGAAAGTCGTCGGCCGCTCGCTGGCGTTAGCCGTACCCATCGTCGTCGGGTTCGTCGTTCCGGCGCTGCTGTTGGCGGTCGGTCCGTTGCAGTTCGACGCCGGTTCGTACATCGGCTACACCCTTCTCACCGTCTTCCTCGGCGTCGTCTTCGTTGCCATCGCCGTCGGCTTCTCCGCGGCGATGTCTTCGCAGCGACTCGCCGTCGCCGGTGCCATCGCGCTGTACTTCCTGTTCGTCCCGCTGTGGGGGGCGGTTCGGTTCCCGCTGCAACTGTATCTCGGGATGGGCGGCGGCCCGTCGTGGCTCCCCGTCTCCGGACAGGACCTGTTCACGGCGTTCCAACTGTTGAACCCGAACGCGGCGTTCAAAATAGTCTCCAACGCGTTCCTGGGTGGAGAGTTGTTCAGCGGGCAGAGCGCGCAACTGCAACTCGCCGCCGTCGGGATGCTTCTCGTGTGGCTCACGGTGCCGCCGCTTCTCGGCTATCTTCGATTCGAATCGGTCGACCTCTGA
- the ligA gene encoding NAD-dependent DNA ligase LigA → MSDESSNPYLRDPPTEFEPVEELSEERAEMQAEKLREAIREHDHRYYVENDPVIADRAYDALFARLQELEDEFGLQTDDSPTRRVGGEPMDGLATVEHVAPMLSIDQSVEADDVRAWADRVRSEVGKSEFVCEPKFDGLSLEVVYRDGTYERAATRGNGREGDDVTEQVRRIRSIPTRLRGDYPDYLAIRGEVFMPRDAFQEHNKERVERGKDPFANPRNAAAGTLRQLDPNVVAERPLDCFFYDVLDASINFETNAAEYKAFDDYGLKTNERIDVVDDIEGAIDYRDRTMDARDDLNYEIDGVVIKVNDRAKCEQLGATARSIRWAFAYKFPARSEVTTVQSIVVQVGRTGRLTPVALLDPVDVGGVTVSRATLHNADEIAELGVSVGDKVRIKRAGDVIPYVEEVVENGEDGHFEFPEHCPVCGSAVERDGPIAYCTGGLACDAQLERAIEHYASRDALDIEGLGGERVEQLLGSGLVDSLPGLYDLTREELSKLDGWGETSADNLVSELEAAKSPTLTEFLTAIGIPEVGLTTARDLAREFATLDTVMDADAEELEEVDGVGPTVAGKIREFFGSDENRETIAALRERGVEPQECETDDGGDELDGLTFVFTGALSVTRDEAEALVQAHGANATGSVSGNTDYLVAGDSPGQSKVDDADANEVPVLEEDEFAELLEEYGIEYEA, encoded by the coding sequence ATGAGCGACGAGTCGTCGAACCCGTATCTCCGCGATCCGCCGACGGAGTTCGAACCGGTCGAAGAGCTCTCCGAAGAGCGGGCGGAGATGCAGGCTGAAAAACTGCGCGAGGCCATTCGCGAACACGACCACCGCTACTACGTCGAGAACGACCCGGTCATCGCCGACCGGGCGTACGACGCGTTGTTCGCGCGCCTGCAGGAGTTAGAGGACGAGTTTGGCCTCCAGACCGACGACAGTCCGACCCGGCGCGTCGGCGGCGAACCGATGGACGGGTTGGCGACCGTCGAACACGTCGCGCCGATGCTCTCCATCGACCAGAGCGTCGAGGCCGACGACGTTCGCGCGTGGGCCGACCGGGTCCGGTCGGAAGTCGGCAAGAGCGAGTTCGTCTGCGAACCGAAGTTCGACGGCCTCTCGCTGGAAGTCGTTTACAGAGATGGAACGTACGAACGAGCCGCGACTCGCGGTAACGGCCGCGAGGGCGACGACGTGACCGAGCAGGTTCGTCGGATTCGCTCGATTCCGACGCGACTCCGCGGCGACTATCCCGACTACCTCGCCATCCGCGGCGAGGTGTTCATGCCGCGCGACGCGTTCCAGGAACACAACAAGGAGCGCGTCGAGCGCGGCAAGGACCCGTTCGCCAACCCTCGAAACGCCGCCGCCGGGACGCTCCGCCAACTCGACCCGAACGTCGTTGCCGAGCGCCCGCTCGACTGCTTCTTCTACGACGTTTTGGATGCTTCAATCAACTTCGAGACGAACGCCGCCGAGTACAAGGCGTTCGACGATTACGGGCTGAAGACCAACGAGCGCATCGACGTCGTCGACGACATCGAGGGCGCTATCGATTACCGCGACCGGACGATGGACGCCCGCGACGACCTGAACTACGAGATCGACGGCGTCGTCATCAAGGTGAACGACCGCGCAAAGTGCGAGCAGTTGGGCGCGACAGCACGATCGATTCGCTGGGCGTTCGCCTACAAGTTCCCGGCGCGAAGCGAGGTGACGACGGTCCAGAGCATCGTCGTTCAGGTCGGTCGAACGGGACGACTCACGCCCGTCGCGCTCCTCGACCCCGTCGACGTCGGCGGCGTGACCGTCTCGCGGGCGACGCTGCACAACGCCGACGAGATAGCCGAACTCGGCGTCAGCGTCGGCGACAAAGTCCGCATCAAGCGGGCGGGTGACGTGATTCCGTACGTCGAAGAGGTCGTCGAAAACGGCGAGGACGGCCACTTCGAGTTCCCCGAGCACTGTCCGGTCTGCGGGAGCGCCGTCGAACGCGACGGCCCTATCGCCTACTGCACCGGGGGGCTGGCGTGCGACGCCCAACTCGAGCGCGCCATCGAGCACTACGCGAGCAGAGACGCCCTCGACATCGAGGGGCTCGGCGGCGAGCGCGTCGAGCAGCTCCTCGGCTCGGGACTCGTCGACTCTCTCCCGGGCCTCTATGACCTCACCCGCGAGGAACTGTCCAAACTCGACGGCTGGGGCGAGACGAGCGCCGACAACCTCGTCTCCGAACTCGAAGCCGCAAAGTCGCCCACGCTGACCGAGTTCCTGACGGCCATCGGCATCCCGGAGGTGGGGCTGACGACGGCACGCGACCTCGCCCGCGAGTTCGCCACGCTGGACACCGTGATGGATGCCGACGCCGAAGAGCTAGAGGAGGTCGACGGCGTGGGGCCGACCGTCGCCGGGAAGATTCGCGAGTTCTTCGGGAGCGATGAGAACCGCGAGACCATCGCGGCGTTGCGCGAACGCGGCGTCGAACCCCAGGAGTGCGAAACCGACGACGGCGGCGACGAACTCGATGGCCTCACGTTCGTCTTCACGGGTGCGCTGTCGGTGACGCGAGACGAAGCCGAGGCGCTGGTGCAGGCACACGGCGCGAACGCGACGGGCAGCGTCTCGGGCAACACCGATTACCTCGTCGCCGGCGACAGTCCCGGCCAGTCGAAGGTGGACGACGCGGACGCGAACGAGGTGCCGGTACTGGAGGAAGACGAGTTCGCGGAGTTGCTGGAGGAGTACGGCATCGAGTACGAGGCGTAG